The Rhinoraja longicauda isolate Sanriku21f chromosome 15, sRhiLon1.1, whole genome shotgun sequence genome includes a region encoding these proteins:
- the LOC144600540 gene encoding coagulation factor IX-like, which produces MLSVINFRQRTMGEISLLIVAALLGQIGCNDREVFLQNKYANNILQRQKRANTLFEEMKPGNLERECYEEKCSFEEAHEIFENKELTHGFWNVYIDGDQCESNPCQNQGSCKDGMGSYACWCRPGFIGINCEIEPLKLCNLENGGCHHFCKKDATKGVRCTCAPTYKLGDDQHSCVPAGSHPCGRIAEINAVRSLDITFGANSTDALNSSLSNVMDKLRVSSGTTVHRFSNVTGAYNYTNIQPSAADHTKIVGGEECMKGQCPWQAMLLNNTAEHLFCGGTILNEKWIITAAHCFIYPVDVTVVVGEHNSGKLEHTESYHQVKEVILYPSYNSNRSPFDHDIALILLITPIKFTPFVVPICLPEKHFAERVLMTQPYGMVSGWGQLASGGSSPQVLQRINIPYVERSICKASSKFSVTNNMFCAGFPDATKDSCKGDSGGPHVTNYKNTWFLTGIVSWGDGCAVKDRYGFYTRVSRYYPWIISQMGN; this is translated from the exons ATGCTTTCTGTTATAAATTTTAGACAGAGAACGATGGGAGAAATCAGCTTGTTAATAGTTGCTGCTCTTCTCGGACAGATTGGGTGCAACGACCGTGAAG TATTCCTCCAAAACAAATATGCGAACAACATTCTGCAGAGGCAGAAACGAGCCAACACATTGTTTGAGGAGATGAAGCCAGGAAACCTTGAGAGGGAATGctatgaggaaaaatgttcctttgAGGAAGCACATGAAATATTTGAAAACAAGGAACTCACG CATGGATTTTGGAATGTATATATAG ATGGAGACCAATGCGAGTCCAATCCTTGTCAAAACCAAGGTAGCTGCAAAGATGGAATGGGCTCGTATGCCTGCTGGTGTCGACCAGGGTTTATAGGGATAAACTGTGAGATAG AACCTTTAAAACTCTGTAATCTTGAAAATGGAGGATGTCACCACTTCTGCAAGAAGGATGCAACGAAAGGAGTGAGGTGCACGTGTGCCCCGACCTACAAGCTGGGGGATGACCAACATTCCTGCGTCCCTGCAG GGAGCCATCCATGCGGTAGAATCGCAGAGATCAATGCAGTGCGGTCACTGGATATCACTTTTGGAGCCAACAGCACTGATGCACTCAACTCATCATTGAGTAACGTCATGGACAAACTTCGGGTGTCCAGTGGGACAACTGTCCACAGGTTCAGTAACGTCACGGGAGCCTACAACTACACCAACATCCAACCATCAGCGGCTGACCACACCAAAATAGTGGGCGGTGAGGAATGCATGAAAGGACAATGCCCTTGGCAG GCTATGCTGCTGAACAATACGGCGGAACATTTATTCTGTGGTGGAACCATCCTGAATGAGAAATGGATCATCACGGCAGCCCATTGCTTCATTTATCCTGTTGATGTTACAGTTGTTGTTG GTGAGCACAACAGTGGCAAACTGGAACACACGGAGAGTTACCACCAGGTGAAAGAGGTGATCCTGTACCCCAGCTACAACTCCAACAGAAGCCCCTTTGACCATGACATCGCTCTAATCCTCCTGATCACCCCCATCAAGTTCACCCCCTTCGTCGTCCCCATCTGCCTCCCAGAGAAGCACTTTGCGGAGCGGGTGCTGATGACGCAACCCTACGGGATGGTGAGTGGCTGGGGCCAACTGGCCAGCGGGGGGAGCTCCCCTCAGGTTCTGCAGCGGATTAACATCCCCTACGTTGAGCGCAGcatctgcaaggcctccagcaaGTTCAGCGTGACCAACAACATGTTCTGTGCTGGCTTCCCGGATGCAACCAAAGATTCGTGTAAGGGAGACAGTGGTGGGCCCCACGTCACCAATTACAAGAACACCTGGTTCCTGACCGGTATTGTCAGCTGGGGAGATGGCTGTGCAGTGAAAGACAGGTACGGCTTTTACACCAGGGTCTCTCGCTATTACCCCTGGATCATAAGTCAAATGGGAAATTGA